The following coding sequences are from one Sardina pilchardus chromosome 16, fSarPil1.1, whole genome shotgun sequence window:
- the LOC134059463 gene encoding E3 ubiquitin-protein ligase CCNB1IP1 isoform X1, with protein MALCEDTLFCNFPKCRAKLSGFAWVTACSHAFCDQHGSGEFSRSPAICPACSSALSGKLDIVRTELSPSEEYKAMVLAGLRPETVLDICARALAFWTYQVHQERLFQEYSLSRVESQLKQMEKILSQQTQSRELELNGMRGEIASLKRVTDEYKRKYSEVSERLMERNRQYQKLQGLYDSLRLRNMVVGGERESGGGMMRDVPPGLDRPMNPRPSPQLYGTRGEGDRFFSLEPDGPKTFFQFSSPDRGHSLVPKK; from the exons ATGGCCTTGTGTGAGGATACTCTATTCTGTAATTTCCCCAAATGTCGGGCAAAACTGAGTGGCTTTGCCTGGGTAACAGCCTGTTCACACGCTTTCTGTGACCAACATGGATCGGGGGAGTTCAGCCGATCTCCAGCTATCTGTCCTGCTTGTTCATCCGCCCTTTCAGGAAAACTGGACATAGTGCGAACAGAGCTGTCGCCCTCGGAAGAATACAAAGCAATGGTGCTAGCAGGACTGAGACCTGAAACGGTTTTAGATATCTGTGCAAGAGCACTTGCTTTTTGGACTTATCAG gtgcatcaGGAGAGGCTGTTTCAGGAGTACAGTCTGTCTCGTGTGGAGAGTCAGCTGAAGCAGATGGAGAAGATTCTGTCACAGCAGACGCAGAGCCGTGAGTTGGAGCTGAACGGCATGAGAGGGGAGATCGCCTCACTCAAGCGG GTGACAGACGAGTACAAGCGCAAGTACAGCGAGGTGTCTGAGCGTCTGATGGAGAGGAACAGGCAGTACCAGAAGCTGCAAGGCCTCTACGACTCCCTGCGCCTGCGGAACATGGTGGtcggaggggagagggagagcggaggGGGTATGATGCGTGACGTCCCACCAG GGCTGGACAGGCCGATGAACCCTCGTCCCAGTCCTCAGCTGTACGGCACGAGAGGCGAGGGAGACCGGTTCTTCTCCTTGGAGCCTGACGGGCCCAAGACCTTCTTCCAGTTCAGCTCTCCGGACAGGGGCCACTCACTCGTCCCCAAGAAGTGA
- the LOC134059463 gene encoding E3 ubiquitin-protein ligase CCNB1IP1 isoform X2, giving the protein MVIRNKQFRPPVHQERLFQEYSLSRVESQLKQMEKILSQQTQSRELELNGMRGEIASLKRVTDEYKRKYSEVSERLMERNRQYQKLQGLYDSLRLRNMVVGGERESGGGMMRDVPPGLDRPMNPRPSPQLYGTRGEGDRFFSLEPDGPKTFFQFSSPDRGHSLVPKK; this is encoded by the exons ATGGTTATCAGAAACAAACAGTTTAGGCCTCCA gtgcatcaGGAGAGGCTGTTTCAGGAGTACAGTCTGTCTCGTGTGGAGAGTCAGCTGAAGCAGATGGAGAAGATTCTGTCACAGCAGACGCAGAGCCGTGAGTTGGAGCTGAACGGCATGAGAGGGGAGATCGCCTCACTCAAGCGG GTGACAGACGAGTACAAGCGCAAGTACAGCGAGGTGTCTGAGCGTCTGATGGAGAGGAACAGGCAGTACCAGAAGCTGCAAGGCCTCTACGACTCCCTGCGCCTGCGGAACATGGTGGtcggaggggagagggagagcggaggGGGTATGATGCGTGACGTCCCACCAG GGCTGGACAGGCCGATGAACCCTCGTCCCAGTCCTCAGCTGTACGGCACGAGAGGCGAGGGAGACCGGTTCTTCTCCTTGGAGCCTGACGGGCCCAAGACCTTCTTCCAGTTCAGCTCTCCGGACAGGGGCCACTCACTCGTCCCCAAGAAGTGA
- the ttc5 gene encoding tetratricopeptide repeat protein 5 yields MADVEKENEPITKEKDDIQILKGLVDDLYQFRDHYFATHGVEDANRKQNDVTEEMNKTLKRLEEKEEEFGHSAQFLLLRGRCLNVGPDFSPSAEESLSRAVKLEPSLVEGWNTLGEIYWKKGDLVAAKTCFTGALQQEKNKVSLRSLSMVLRQLRPEEGDQEPGKRVLESVDMARQAVQLDVKDGTSWYILGNAYISLFFTSGQNPQISQQALSAYAQAEKIDTTASSNPDLHFNRATLFQYEEMFSSALAGYGRAAILDPAWEEPRDREKQLLDYLERVTALIDNKGKVKARRLRTMLSNLNLSALGPCASPQFRSPTGRTGSLEPQSFSALTHGLNTGVAAMGKVVFSLAPEGRMAFTFGMVDGEETCCVVMVYNTADSWGVLIGDSVVIPEPQVKRHSVSHKDKTFDFRSIRVDSPLLLVVNGKRQAVKSQTAASVSYKPQSE; encoded by the exons ATGGCGGATGTGGAGAAGGAGAACGAGCCCATCACAAAAGAAAAAGATGATATACAAATTTTGAAG GGTCTTGTTGATGACCTCTACCAGTTCAGAGATCACTATTTTGCAACACACGGCGTGGAGGATGCCAACCGAAAGCAGAACGACGTGACCGAAGAGATGAACAAGACTCTGAAGAGgctagaggagaaagagg aggaaTTTGGACACAGCGCCCAGTTCCTGCTGCTGCGGGGCCGTTGCCTGAACGTGGGCCCTGATTTCAGCCCCAGCGCTGAGGAGAGCCTGTCCCGCGCAGTCAAGCTGGAGCCCAGTCTAGTGGAGGGATGGAACACGCTGGGGGAGATCTACTGGAAGAAGGGAGACCTGGTGGCAGCCAAGACCTGCTTCACTGGAGCCCTGCAGCAG GAGAAGAATAAAGTATCCCTGAGGAgcctgtccatggtgctgagaCAGCTGCGGCCTGAAGAGGGCGACCAGGAGCCTGGCAAGAGGGTGCTGGAGAGCGTGGACATGGCCAGGCAGGCTGTGCAGCTGGACGTCAAAGACGGGACATCCTGGT ACATCTTGGGGAACGCCTACATCTCCCTGTTCTTCACGAGTGGACAGAACCCTCAGATCTCCCAGCAGGCACTCAGTGCCTACGCACAGGCT GAAAAAATCGACACCACAGCCTCCTCAAACCCTGACCTGCACTTCAACAGAGCTACG CTCTTTCAATATGAGGAGATGTTCAGCTCAGCTCTGGCTGGCTATGGTCGGGCGGCCATCTTGGATCCTGCGTGGGAGGAGCCTCGGGATAGAGAGAAGCAGCTGCTGGATTACCTGGAGCGAGTCACGGCGCTCATCGACAACAAG gggaAGGTGAAGGCTCGGCGCTTGCGGACCATGCTGTCCAATCTCAACCTGTCAGCTCTGGGCCCTTGTGCCTCTCCTCAGTTCCGCTCTCCAACAGGCCGCACCGGAAGCCTGGAGCCCCAGTCCTTCTCTGCCCTCACGCATGGCCTCAACACTGGGGTGGCCGCCATGGGCAAGGTGGTCTTCAGCCTGGCTCCGGAGGGGCGAATGGCTTT CACGTTCGGCATGGTGGACGGCGAGGAGACGTGTTGTGTGGTGATGGTGTACAACACGGCAGACAGCTGGGGAGTGCTGATAGGGGACTCGGTGGTGATCCCTGAGCCCCAAGTCAAACGCCACAGCGTGTCGCACAAAGACAAG ACGTTTGACTTCCGCAGCATCCGCGTggactctcctctgctcctcgtGGTGAACGGCAAGAGGCAGGCTGTGAAGAGCCAGACCGCCGCCTCCGTCAGCTACAAGCCTCAGAGTGAATGA